The genomic stretch CGACTTCAACCACCTGACGGCGACGGCGGAGAGCGTATCGctgctggtgggcttctcggccgGACAGGTGCAACTTATTGACCCCATCAAGAAGGAGACCAGCAAGCTGTTCAACGAGGAGGTAAGAGGCAGGCTTGCTCCAGTACAGCGGGATTTTCCGCATGCATGTTGGTTTCATCTTTGTGATCACACTCTTTGTTTAGTCTTTTAACCGATgtcatggttcctcagctctGCAGAAAGAGCCATCAGTAATGGGGCCAATGGAAAGTGTAACTCTTATACAccatgtcccccctcccccccaaaattaGATGAGCTGGCTGCACCCAGTGCCTTTCAGATTCTACAGCCGAGAAATGAGATTATcgatggtgctgatgtttatcGCTGATGTCTTTCTGCCCCGCACTATGGGATAGTGCTGTTAGAATGTGATACGTTTGACATGTATGCTGATCAGTGCATTTACTGAGCGCTTAATCACACATCTGTCTTTTCTCCCCCTCCATTGCTCCCTCTCTGCACGACGTCTTCCTTCAGAGGCTCATAGACAAGTCACGGGTCACCTGTGTAAAATGGGTGCCTGGCTCCGAGGGCCTCTTCCTGGTGGCGCACTCCAGCGGCAGCATGTACCTCTACAATGTGGAGCACGCCTGCGGCACGGCGGCCCCCCACTACCAGCTGCTGAAGCAGGGCGATGGCTACGCTGTGCATACCTGCAAGAGCAAGTCCACGCGCAACCCGCTGCTGCGCTGGACGGTGGGCGAGGGCGCGCTCAACGAGTTTGCCTTCTCGCCCGACGGGAAGTTCCTGGCCTGCGTGAGCCAGGACGGCTTCCTGCGTGTCTTCAACTTTGACGCCGTCGAGCTACATGGGACCATGAAGAGCTACTTCGGGGGCCTGCTATGCGTGTGCTGGAGTCCCGACGGCAAGTACATCGTGGCAGGGGGGGAGGATGACCTGGTCACCGTCTGGTCGTTCCTGGACTGCCGGGTCATCGCCAGGGGCCATGGCCACAAGTCCTGGGTAAGCGTGGTGTCGTttgaccattacaccaccagtgTGGAGGAGAGCGACCACACAGAGTTCAGTGGCAGCGATGAGGAGTTCCAGGACCAGATCCACTTTGGCCGAGACCGGGCTAACAGCACGCAGTCGCGGCTCTCCAAGCGGAACTCCACGGACGGACGGCCGGTCAGCGTCACGTACCGGTTCGGCTCGGTGGGCCAGGACACGCAACTGTGCCTCTGGGACCTGACTGAGGATATCTTGTTCCCCCACTTGCCGCTGTCCCGGACCAGGACGCACACAAACGTCATGAACGCCACCAGCCCGCCCCCGACGGGCAGCGGAGGTGGCAGCGGCGGCAGCGCTGTGGGCAACAACCCCGGCACCAACGGCAACAGCGCTCCCTCCGCCAGCAACCCGGTGGCGGGCTCGTTGTCCGCCACGCTGCCGCGTTCCAACAGCCTCCCGCACTCGGCGGCCGGTGGGGCCAACagcaaagggggaggggggagcacgGACAATGCCGTGGCCTCAGGCGTCAGCAAGTTTGCCACACTATCGTTGCACGACCGCAAGGAGCGACACCACGAGAAGGATCACAAGAGGAACCACAGCATGGGGCACATCAGCAGCAAGAGCAGCGACAAGCTCAACCTGCTGACCAAAACCAAAGCGGACCCCGCAAAGACCCTGGGCACCACACTGTGTCCCCGCATGGAGGACGTGCCCCTCTTAGAGCCTCTCATCTGTAAAAAGATAGCACACGAAAGACTCACGGTCTTGATATTCCTCGAGGACTGTATTGTCACAGCTTGTCAGGAGGGATTTATTTGCACATGGGCGCGGCCCGGCAAGGTGGTAAGTTCCTGTGTCGAGACCCAAAGATAGACAAGCCGTGTGAAGGGGCTTGCGTGTGCAGGAAATGCACGCTTAGTCACTGAGCAGTGACAGGAGCCCCGCGGTTTTAGGTGTCAGCGTGAGTAGTCACCACTGCTTTGTGGCTTGAAATTGAGCTTAAGTCCATACTGCAtattcaaccagccagttctTGCAGGTGAGACATGAGTTAAGTTCAGGGACAGTACCAAGTGACTATCCTTTGGAATAGCCtgaggctccccccccccccagggcagaATGGTACAGGTGGTGGACCAGTTGATTTATTGGAAAACTCCATTTTATACCCATTATAGATCTCAGTGAAAGAACTGAGCCTTTTCTTAGTgtccctcctctcctctcctcctgccccccccccaggacagggAAACAGAGCAAGGAAGAGGTTGGGGGGAGTGGGAGTGGGGGGTTTGATACTGGGTCAGGTATGGTTGAGCAAGTTGGTCACTTTGCAGATTCTCCAATGCAGCTATCCATGTTTTCCTTTCCAGGGTTTATTGTCGTCCCAAAACCAAGCCAACTCTCCCAGCGGGACGGTAGTATAGCCACCATATTTGTGCTGCTAAGAGACCTTCATCACCGAGATGTACTGTCGCCGGAGCCTGGCGCTGTCTTTACCTGCACAGCACTGCAAGCTCCGGGGGTTCCCCTCCCGCCGTGTCAGAGCCCGCAAACCAATGGAGAAGGTTGAAGGGCAGGTCTGGGTCATGGTTCTGgacactttatttatttttactttttatgttttgtttttttttaacccccccAGTTACTTCAGTTCCTTACCTTCTGTCACACTTCCATTCtgtagtgttttttttgtcCACTGATTTTTGCTTCCCCCGACTCATGAGTACTCAGCTGATAGTGATAGAGAGAGTGAGATaagaaagcaccccccccccctcctgcccccaTCCCCAAATTAGATTCTCACAGGTTGGATATTTTGCACTGatttttgtctttgttttctGAATACTATACCGGAACAAAACCGCTACGTGACGCCATGATGGCGGCCCGGTCCAGCCCGGCCCGGATGCATTTCGGCTCATGGCGAGTCGTCAGCTTCAGGCTTGAACCTTTGAATCTGAAAGTTGGATGCTGCAATCATAGttttttaaaaagagaaaaaaaaaagaaaaatgtttgcACTTAATAGTTTGTTTAGAAGAGAATGGCTTTACAATTTTTGGGGTGTGCAAGGACTCCCAGACAGTTATAAGGTGGAGAAAATGTTAAATGATTAAAACCTTTGTATCTATTGagcatttattttaatattgtttcagATTAAAATCTGCTCTGTATTATATGTATAATATTGTAATTCAGTGATTGATGGGGCAAAACAAATGATCATTACACTAGTGGAATTTGTCTTCATTAAAGGAAAATAGTGATATTTCTAATGCAGAATAATATACATATTAATATTAAAGAGATCTTGAATATACaggttttgtttcttttctgttGTACAAATAGATCATTCAGATGTATTTTTCTTAATTAAATGTTTGGTATAGGAGA from Brienomyrus brachyistius isolate T26 chromosome 14, BBRACH_0.4, whole genome shotgun sequence encodes the following:
- the wdr20a gene encoding WD repeat-containing protein 20, with product MLIFKMAAEGGGKEMNEIKTQFTTREGVYKLLTHSEYSRPNRVPFNSQGSNPVKVSFVNVNDQSGNGDRICFNVGRELYFYIYKGVRKAADLSKPIDKRIYKGTQPTCHDFNHLTATAESVSLLVGFSAGQVQLIDPIKKETSKLFNEERLIDKSRVTCVKWVPGSEGLFLVAHSSGSMYLYNVEHACGTAAPHYQLLKQGDGYAVHTCKSKSTRNPLLRWTVGEGALNEFAFSPDGKFLACVSQDGFLRVFNFDAVELHGTMKSYFGGLLCVCWSPDGKYIVAGGEDDLVTVWSFLDCRVIARGHGHKSWVSVVSFDHYTTSVEESDHTEFSGSDEEFQDQIHFGRDRANSTQSRLSKRNSTDGRPVSVTYRFGSVGQDTQLCLWDLTEDILFPHLPLSRTRTHTNVMNATSPPPTGSGGGSGGSAVGNNPGTNGNSAPSASNPVAGSLSATLPRSNSLPHSAAGGANSKGGGGSTDNAVASGVSKFATLSLHDRKERHHEKDHKRNHSMGHISSKSSDKLNLLTKTKADPAKTLGTTLCPRMEDVPLLEPLICKKIAHERLTVLIFLEDCIVTACQEGFICTWARPGKVGLLSSQNQANSPSGTVV